The Paenibacillus sp. G2S3 region TATTGATGTTTTCGGGCTTCCTCGATAAATGTTTTTGTCGTATCTGTAACACTCCACTTCCCAAGACTAACACCACGGAAAGTAACCTCTACTTTATCTTCACCCGCTGCGCCCTTCACTTCAATATTCGGTGTTGTAATCGTAAAGGTCCCGTCTCCATTTGAAGTGTACTTCGCATCCTGCGCTTCTTTAAGCATAACCTCTTGCGCTTCCTTCTTTAGCGTGCTTACCGTTCCATCTGCCACCTTATTCACAGCGTTACCAATTTGGTCCATTGTAACACCACTATAGATGAACAAACCTACAACGATCACAATGACAATCGCCCATTTCAGAACGGTTTTGACCAAATTAACAACCGCAAACAGCAGGACAAGCGCAATTACAATAACTAGCCAATTTTCCCTTATAAACTGTGACCATACCTCTGGATCCATCAATCTCACAACACCCCTATCGCCTAGTTTCGTCCCAAGAATTCTCTTTTCCCATAGACATAACGCCAATATTAATTATTATACATGAATACCCATCATAATTCATGGTTCCACCCTCCGTAAAAGGTATACCTACTAGCAGAATTAAAAAAGCGGTATAAGCCCTCTCTGTCCCACGTAAAGTACAAGTAATGCTTAAGAATTGGTTCTTCATTATTACGCCGTCCTGCATACACTTGTGCTGTAGGTGGCTCTCGGAGGTGTTTCCCTGTGAAAACTGCGCTGTGGCTATACTTATTTCTCTTTTTGGCGTTCTTCGATTTACATGCTCAGTATCCCGTCCTCACGCCCTTTGCCCTCTCTCTTGGTGCGGGACCCACCTTTATTGGCTGGATGATGGGCATGTACTCGTTGACCCACCTTCCCGGCAATCTGCTTGCAGGCGTACTCGTCGATCGTAATGGCTCCCGCCGCTACATCGTCTTCAGCCTTGTCGCAGCGGGAGCTATTCTACTGCTGCAAGCTCATGTACAGCTTCCATGGCATCTGCTAATGCTAAGAGCAGCAAGTGGATTCGTGCTCGCTTTTCTCTCTCCAGCCTGTATGACGTTACTGGCTTCTTTGTCATCGGATGCCACAGAGCAGGGTAAATATATGTCCGGACATGGTATCGTTCATACGTTAGCTTCAGTTGTATCGCCTGCTGCGGGAGCTTTTATCGTAGCAAAAGCGGGCTACTCTGGCACCTTCACCACACTTGGTTGGCTCCTAATCGCAACAGGAATCATGGCTTTTTTCAGTGTACCTGCACCTTCGAGACATATATTAAAGCCGTTAAGCTCAGCGCAATCAGCATTAAAAGTTCCAGATAAACCTTCTATTCCAGCGAAAGAGGATGATCAAGTTTCCAAACGTTATTACCTTTTACCTTTTTTCGTTTCCTGTTCACAAGGTGTTCTCTTTTTCGAGCTCCCACTATCTCAAACAGGGAGTAACAGTATCCTTTCCACAGGTATACTACTGTCACTCCTCAGTTTAGGTGCTTTGGTAACGCTCAGCATGCTCTTCCTGAACCGTCTTTCTCCGGGAGGAAGAATAGCAGCGGCATTACTGGGAATGGCCATCAGCTTCTTTGCACTCGCCTCATTTCACAGGATTCCGACTGCTGCGATTCTTTTTGTGCTCGGTGCAGCCAAAGGAGTGTTGTTTCCTGCAATGGCATCACTCTTCATTAGTCTAGGCGGCCCTGGGAGAATGGGTCGAACTTTCTCCATGCAGTCGATAGCCATGTCACTTGGTGCATTCGCTGGGCCCGTGGCTGCTGGACAGCTAAGGTCCTTCGTTTCTCCTTACTTCATAGCCTTTCTACTACTAATGGTAGCATTGCTTCTTCTTCCACCTAAAAACACAGGGAAACTATCGAGCCTCACTTCCAAATGGAACGGGCGAGCCGCATGATTCTTTGCTTTTACGACATTTCCCGGGGAATGAAGACTTTCCTGCAGAAACAGTTGTTAAAAATGACGATCCTTCGGTAAACTATAATGAGCCTGAAGCTTGGACCCATTCCCGGAGGTGATTGTCAGCTAATGTCCATAACAATTATTGTCGAAGGTAAGAACGATCGCAGCAGATTACGACGCGTGCTGGTACCGGAAGTAGAAATCCTATGTACCTTTGGTACATTAAATACACTAAAATTAGAATCCCTCCGCAAACAAGTAGGAGATGGAGAAGTATACCTTTATTTGGATAACGATAGCTCTGGCAAAAAAATACGCAGTGTGCTCCGGGATGCCTTCCCTGATGCCGATCACATTTATACTCGTCGCGGATATGCTGGTGTGGAAGGTACGCCTGATGAATACAACATCACTCAGCTCGAAAAGGCTGGATTGGAAGATTTCATCGTCTATCCTGAGCCACTTCCATTTTAAGCGTTTATACTTTCTTAAATTTTTTTAAAAAAAACGCCTTTTTCGTAATCCCATCTATAAAAAGGGATTCGAAAAAGGCGTTTTTAATGTTTGATGTTCTATTCCCGAGCCAATTCCTTCAGCTGATCAGCAAGAAATTCAGGAGTTACGTTCTCCGTATCTCCTGCGTCATACAATGCACGAAGTTGATTGTCTCGGTCAACTAACGCTATACGATTGGCATGTACGAAATTTTCTTTGGAATTCCCTGCGATTAGTACCTTAAAAGAATCCGTCGCTAACTTACGAACTTCTTCCTGATCCCCCCGCAAGAAATACCATCCATCATAATTCGCCTGAAACCGGTCTGCAAAAGCCTTAATAGCTTCCCGAGTATCATTCTTCGGATCAAAAGAGATAGAAACAAACTCCGTATCTTTACCAAAACTGCCATCCTCGACCAGAATCTTTTGTGTCTGAGATAACAAAAACGTAGTTATAGGACATACATCCGGACATTGTGTAAAAAAGAAGTATACCAGCCGTGCTTTACCTTGTGTATCAGCCAGAGTAACCTGGTCTCCATTCACATTTTCAAGAGAAAAGTCCTGTACTTCTCCGATTACTGGCAGCTTCTCTTTTCCTAAATTCAAAGAGTTAATTGCCAGATAACCAGCCATAATCAAAGCAAGTAATAGTAGAAGCCAAGTCCATTTATAACGCTTAAAGGTCTGCACGGACACGTATACCCTCCCTCTTCTTAACCGTGAATCGTATTTAATACAAGTACGATCAAACTAACTGTCAGGTAGTTAATGGAGAAGAGGAAGTTCTTCTTCGCCCAGACTTCATCATCCTTAGCCTTAAAGCCCATCAAGGTCAATACTAACCAAGCCAGGGACAACGCTGATGAAATGATTAGAAAAAATATGCCTGCGTAATCGTAGGCGTACATTAACACTGGAATAGGCAGCAAAAGGGCGACATAAGGAATCATCTGGAATTTTGTACGTCGTGTTCCTTTAACTACAGGTAGCAATGGAAATCCTGCCGCTCTGTATTCTTCTTTACGTCTTATCCCCAAAGCCCAGAAGTGAGGAGGTTGCCATAGGAACAACATAGCAAAGATCAGCCAAGCACCTAAGTCAACGGTTCCTGAAACCGCAACATAACCAATTACCGGAGGCATTGCTCCAGATATCGCACCTACAGAGGTGCTCCATGTTGATGTCCGTTTCAACCAAAGCGTGTATACTACAACGTAAACGAACATGCCAACAATTCCAAACAGACCGGCAAGCATGCCAGAAAAAGCAAACAGCACGATCAAACCTGCAATACCAAGCCCAATGGCGTATAATAATACAGTGTTTGGTTTCAGTCGTCCTGTAGGAAGTCCCCGTTCACGGGTTCTTTCCATCTTCATATCTAGATCACGGTCGAAATAGTTATTAAAAACGCAGGCCGAAGCCATAACCAGCATTGTACCAAGCAGCGTTAGAACTAACCTGCCGTAATGAACATCCCAACCCGAGGCCAGCCAATATCCCGCAAAGGCCGCAATAAGGTTAGATCGGATAATACCGGGTTTTGTTACAGCAATGAAATCACGCCAGCTAGCACCTTCCGGTGGAGATTTTGCAGACATGGCTGCAGAGTCGGAAGAAGCTTGAAATGTTATATGATTGTCCACACCTAATGATCCTCCTTCTAAACGAACATGTAACGTTCTAACCGAAGTTGTTTTAACTTCGCTGTTAACTTTATCATAACAAACCCGTGAAGACTTTGACAGTCATGGAACAGTAAGTTCATGAATTCGACAATTACGTGACAATATTTATTTTGTATTTATTACACTCCCCTTAATAACCAGAGCTAAATTTGGGTAATTATTAAATAGAGAACTTCCGAACAACAAAGGAGAACTGACCAATGGATACTGCTACACATTTAGTTATGGGCCTAGGCTTAGCTGGGCTTTCCTTCGTTGATCCCATCGTTGCTTCTGATCCGAAACTGGCCGGAGCTGTTATGCTGGCAACAGTAATCGCCTCTCAGGCTCCTGATGCCGATACTGCGCTACGACTGAAGGACAATGCATTGTATATTCGAAATCACCGAGGAATCACGCATTCCCTACCCTTTTTAATTCTGTGGCCCGCCCTGATTTCCTTCGTGTTAGGGCCCTTATTTGGTTTTACTGATTTACAAGCTCTAAGCCATATTGCGCTCTGGAGCTTCATTGGTGTAGGTGTTCACGTATTTTCTGATCTATTTAATACCTATGGCACTCAGGCTGCACGTCCATTCACGGAGAAATGGATTGCATGGAACATCATCCACATTTTTGATCCATTTATATTTGGTAGCCATATCGCAGCCATCCTTCTCTGGATCACCGGGATCGTTCCACCGCAGCCTTTATTTATTACGCTGTATGCCTGTACTATTCTTTATTATATTTGGAGAACCATCGTTCACGCACGCCTTACGCGTAATATCAAGCTTAAGGATTTACATCATAGTGCTGGCGAACGTTATATTGTAATCCCTACAATTTCACTAAAGCGCTGGAACATAGTAAAGGTGAAAAAAGATGGCAGCTATGATGTAGGGCAGCTAGTCAATAACAGACTGGAATGGTTCAAACATGCTGTATGCTCGACTCATCCCGCTGTGGAGATATCCAAGTCGCACCCTGATATTCAGTCCTTTCTATACTTCACCTCTTATGCAGTAGCCGAAGTGGAGGAACTTCCTTCAGGATATATGGTGCGCTGGGGGGACGTGCGTTATTTACATCGCAAACAATACCCATTTGTGGCTGTGTTAGTGATGGACAATCAATATCGCCCTTTAAATACCTATGTAGGTTGGCTTAGCAGCGAGAAGCTCGACAAGCGATTTTCCATTGACCCTGGTTCTTTAAGATGAAACTGTAGACTTACGCAGAGATCTATTCTATAATCACAAAAAATCCCGGAGTATTATTATCATACTCCGGGATTCATTTTAGCAGACATAGAAAGGAAGGCTCTCCTAATGGGTAAAGGACTTTCACTTTGGTTCGCTTGTTCTTCTATTCTTATTCTTACTGCCGCTTCAATCGCGATCAGTTATAGCTTTTGGTTGGCACTTCTGCTCGGGTTTCTCTGTGTCATGAATATTGGCTGGGGATTTATCCTCAAGGCCAAGATCAGACGCAAACAGGAAAGCCTGAGCGCTGATTAAATTAACGAGCTGGCAGAAATCCCATCCGTTCTTTAACTCCATTCAACGTCTCAGTTGCAACAATACGTGCACGACCAGCACCTTCAGCGAGAATATCTGTAATCGCACCCGAGCTACGAATTTCATTATATTTTTGTTGTAAAGGCTCAAGCGTAGATACAACCACTTCAGCAAGATCCTTCTTAAAGCCGCCATACATTTGCCCTTCATAACGATCGGCAATTTGCTGGAGTGTCATTCCAGAACATTCGGAATAAATACTCATCAAATTACTGATCTCTGGCTTATTAGCTGGATCAAAAATCACTTCACGTCCTGAATCAGTCGTTGCACGGCTGATTTTTTTACGGATCACGTCCGGTGAATCCAACAGAGCAATGTAGCTGCCAGCGTTAGGGTTGCTCTTGCTCATTTTTTTGGTACCATCATCCAGAGACATAATACGTGCACCCACCTCTGGAATGTACGGCTCCGGAATGGTAAAGAATTCACCAAAACGATTATTGAAGCGGCCAGCTAAATCACGAGTCAGCTCCAAATGTTGCTTCTGATCTTCTCCGACCGGCACAAGATCTGCGTTATAAACAAGAATATCTGCTGCCATCAAGGAAGGATAGACGAATAAACCAGCGCCAACAGAATCTTTACCTGATGATTTATCTTTAAACTGGGTCATACGCTCCAGCTCACCCATTGCTGTAAGTGTCGTCATGATCCAGCCTAGTTCAGCGTGTTGTGGCACATGCGACTGCATATAGACATTAGAACGTGCAGGATCAATTCCCGCTGCAATAAAGAGGGCTGCTACGGACTCTGACTGCTCACGCAGTGCCGCCGGATCTTGTGCTACAGTGATCGCATGCATATCGACAACCATAAAGAAACATTGATGATCATCTTGCAGCTTCACAAAATTTTTCAGTGCTCCAATATAGTTCCCCAGTGTAAGTGAACCGCTCGGCTGAATGCCTGACAATACTTTTTTCATAATATAGACCTCCGTTTGATGTCATTTCTAAGTTTCCGAGAACGCAAAAAAAGCCCCATCCGCAAGGGACGTGAGACCGTGGTGCCACCCTTATTCGCTGCTTAATCTTGTTTAGACAAGAAGAAAACAGCCTTAGTCTTCCGTTAACGGGGAAGATCCGGCCGGTCTACTAGGGCATTTAGCTCCCGTTCAAGCTCGGCGCTCAGGGGTCCATTCATCAGGTTTGTCCTACCGGTTCGCATCAACCACCGGCTTTCTGAAGGTGCAATACCTGCCTACTTGTCCCCGTCATCACATTATCATCATGAATTAATGCCTTCATCATAGAACCATAAAGAGAAGTTGTCAAATCACTTAACCACTACCGTATAAATCTGTTATGATAAGGTTATCCATGTTCTATTCGATTACAGTTACGATAAAGGAGCATATCTCATGAAACAGGTGACCAAAGGGCAGTGGGGCGGTTATGATACTTATATTTTGCACAGCCGTGAACTGGAAGTCACGCTTTTGCCGCGACTAGGAAATAACGTGATTTCATTGTTTGATGTAAAGAAACAACGGGAAATTCTACGGCGGCCTGATGAAAGCGATCAAGCTTTCTTTATGCAAAAACCTTACCATTTTGGCATGCCGCTATTAATTCCACCCGGAAGAATTCGCAAGGGCCAATTTCAGTTCGAGGGTACAAGTTATCAATTTGACCAGAATACCGCTAATGACAATCATATTCATGGTCTACACCGAACTCAGGCTTGGTGTGTCAGCGATATTGAAGAAGATGAGGATGGTTGCGCGGTCACTACTGAATTCCGAACGGAAGATGATCCTCACTGGATGGAGCAATTCCCTATCCCACTTAAATTCGAAA contains the following coding sequences:
- a CDS encoding MFS transporter codes for the protein MKTALWLYLFLFLAFFDLHAQYPVLTPFALSLGAGPTFIGWMMGMYSLTHLPGNLLAGVLVDRNGSRRYIVFSLVAAGAILLLQAHVQLPWHLLMLRAASGFVLAFLSPACMTLLASLSSDATEQGKYMSGHGIVHTLASVVSPAAGAFIVAKAGYSGTFTTLGWLLIATGIMAFFSVPAPSRHILKPLSSAQSALKVPDKPSIPAKEDDQVSKRYYLLPFFVSCSQGVLFFELPLSQTGSNSILSTGILLSLLSLGALVTLSMLFLNRLSPGGRIAAALLGMAISFFALASFHRIPTAAILFVLGAAKGVLFPAMASLFISLGGPGRMGRTFSMQSIAMSLGAFAGPVAAGQLRSFVSPYFIAFLLLMVALLLLPPKNTGKLSSLTSKWNGRAA
- a CDS encoding DNA primase; translation: MSITIIVEGKNDRSRLRRVLVPEVEILCTFGTLNTLKLESLRKQVGDGEVYLYLDNDSSGKKIRSVLRDAFPDADHIYTRRGYAGVEGTPDEYNITQLEKAGLEDFIVYPEPLPF
- a CDS encoding SCO family protein; the encoded protein is MSVQTFKRYKWTWLLLLLALIMAGYLAINSLNLGKEKLPVIGEVQDFSLENVNGDQVTLADTQGKARLVYFFFTQCPDVCPITTFLLSQTQKILVEDGSFGKDTEFVSISFDPKNDTREAIKAFADRFQANYDGWYFLRGDQEEVRKLATDSFKVLIAGNSKENFVHANRIALVDRDNQLRALYDAGDTENVTPEFLADQLKELARE
- the cyoE gene encoding heme o synthase gives rise to the protein MDNHITFQASSDSAAMSAKSPPEGASWRDFIAVTKPGIIRSNLIAAFAGYWLASGWDVHYGRLVLTLLGTMLVMASACVFNNYFDRDLDMKMERTRERGLPTGRLKPNTVLLYAIGLGIAGLIVLFAFSGMLAGLFGIVGMFVYVVVYTLWLKRTSTWSTSVGAISGAMPPVIGYVAVSGTVDLGAWLIFAMLFLWQPPHFWALGIRRKEEYRAAGFPLLPVVKGTRRTKFQMIPYVALLLPIPVLMYAYDYAGIFFLIISSALSLAWLVLTLMGFKAKDDEVWAKKNFLFSINYLTVSLIVLVLNTIHG
- a CDS encoding metal-dependent hydrolase; translation: MDTATHLVMGLGLAGLSFVDPIVASDPKLAGAVMLATVIASQAPDADTALRLKDNALYIRNHRGITHSLPFLILWPALISFVLGPLFGFTDLQALSHIALWSFIGVGVHVFSDLFNTYGTQAARPFTEKWIAWNIIHIFDPFIFGSHIAAILLWITGIVPPQPLFITLYACTILYYIWRTIVHARLTRNIKLKDLHHSAGERYIVIPTISLKRWNIVKVKKDGSYDVGQLVNNRLEWFKHAVCSTHPAVEISKSHPDIQSFLYFTSYAVAEVEELPSGYMVRWGDVRYLHRKQYPFVAVLVMDNQYRPLNTYVGWLSSEKLDKRFSIDPGSLR
- the trpS gene encoding tryptophan--tRNA ligase is translated as MKKVLSGIQPSGSLTLGNYIGALKNFVKLQDDHQCFFMVVDMHAITVAQDPAALREQSESVAALFIAAGIDPARSNVYMQSHVPQHAELGWIMTTLTAMGELERMTQFKDKSSGKDSVGAGLFVYPSLMAADILVYNADLVPVGEDQKQHLELTRDLAGRFNNRFGEFFTIPEPYIPEVGARIMSLDDGTKKMSKSNPNAGSYIALLDSPDVIRKKISRATTDSGREVIFDPANKPEISNLMSIYSECSGMTLQQIADRYEGQMYGGFKKDLAEVVVSTLEPLQQKYNEIRSSGAITDILAEGAGRARIVATETLNGVKERMGFLPAR